In a genomic window of Helianthus annuus cultivar XRQ/B chromosome 10, HanXRQr2.0-SUNRISE, whole genome shotgun sequence:
- the LOC110883610 gene encoding uncharacterized protein LOC110883610 isoform X1, with protein sequence MDISDDFVDIYEDDQPAKKVSWNLGFDAMTPKKNQICSPMKDSPKTDSGSVEIISYGQYFSPFKSEMHREVIEQFQNIEKQAKRKHALLTWKWDEVIDITQSEDSNGQKDASKAKQQDDLESELSDTADSLDSPLKRSKIPRISKNCNDHVGWVEF encoded by the exons ATGGATATCTCGGATGACTTCGTGGACATTTATGAAGACGATCAGCCTGCAAAGAAAGTAAGTTGGAAT CTGGGTTTTGATGCAATGACACCGAAGAAGAATCAAATATGCAGCCCAATGAAAGATTCTCCGAAG ACGGACAGTGGAAGTGTAGAGATCATTTCATATGGACAGTATTTTAGTCCATTCAAATCTGAAATGCATAGGGAGGTTATTGAACAG TTTCAGAACATAGAAAAGCAAGCTAAAAGAAAGCATGCGCTCCTAACTTGGAAATGGGATGAGGTCATTGATATTACCCAAAGTGAAGATTCGAATGGTCAGAAAGATGCTTCTAAGGCAAAACAACAAGATGATTTGGAGTCTGAGTTAAGTGATACAGCAGACTCTTTGGATAGTCCATTGAAAAGATCAAAGATTCCACGTATATCTAAAAATTGCAACGATCATGTTGGATGGGTTGAATTTTAA
- the LOC110883610 gene encoding uncharacterized protein LOC110883610 isoform X2, whose product MDISDDFVDIYEDDQPAKKVSWNLGFDAMTPKKNQICSPMKDSPKTDSGSVEIISYGQYFSPFKSEMHREVIEQNIEKQAKRKHALLTWKWDEVIDITQSEDSNGQKDASKAKQQDDLESELSDTADSLDSPLKRSKIPRISKNCNDHVGWVEF is encoded by the exons ATGGATATCTCGGATGACTTCGTGGACATTTATGAAGACGATCAGCCTGCAAAGAAAGTAAGTTGGAAT CTGGGTTTTGATGCAATGACACCGAAGAAGAATCAAATATGCAGCCCAATGAAAGATTCTCCGAAG ACGGACAGTGGAAGTGTAGAGATCATTTCATATGGACAGTATTTTAGTCCATTCAAATCTGAAATGCATAGGGAGGTTATTGAACAG AACATAGAAAAGCAAGCTAAAAGAAAGCATGCGCTCCTAACTTGGAAATGGGATGAGGTCATTGATATTACCCAAAGTGAAGATTCGAATGGTCAGAAAGATGCTTCTAAGGCAAAACAACAAGATGATTTGGAGTCTGAGTTAAGTGATACAGCAGACTCTTTGGATAGTCCATTGAAAAGATCAAAGATTCCACGTATATCTAAAAATTGCAACGATCATGTTGGATGGGTTGAATTTTAA
- the LOC110883610 gene encoding uncharacterized protein LOC110883610 isoform X3, whose protein sequence is MDISDDFVDIYEDDQPAKKLGFDAMTPKKNQICSPMKDSPKTDSGSVEIISYGQYFSPFKSEMHREVIEQFQNIEKQAKRKHALLTWKWDEVIDITQSEDSNGQKDASKAKQQDDLESELSDTADSLDSPLKRSKIPRISKNCNDHVGWVEF, encoded by the exons ATGGATATCTCGGATGACTTCGTGGACATTTATGAAGACGATCAGCCTGCAAAGAAA CTGGGTTTTGATGCAATGACACCGAAGAAGAATCAAATATGCAGCCCAATGAAAGATTCTCCGAAG ACGGACAGTGGAAGTGTAGAGATCATTTCATATGGACAGTATTTTAGTCCATTCAAATCTGAAATGCATAGGGAGGTTATTGAACAG TTTCAGAACATAGAAAAGCAAGCTAAAAGAAAGCATGCGCTCCTAACTTGGAAATGGGATGAGGTCATTGATATTACCCAAAGTGAAGATTCGAATGGTCAGAAAGATGCTTCTAAGGCAAAACAACAAGATGATTTGGAGTCTGAGTTAAGTGATACAGCAGACTCTTTGGATAGTCCATTGAAAAGATCAAAGATTCCACGTATATCTAAAAATTGCAACGATCATGTTGGATGGGTTGAATTTTAA